A genomic window from Candidatus Sulfotelmatobacter sp. includes:
- the rpmE gene encoding 50S ribosomal protein L31: MKAAIHPAYNEVRVHCACGNTFMTRSTHKGDIGVEICSNCHPFFTGKSKLMDTAGRVERFRRKYAKATPAKS; the protein is encoded by the coding sequence ATGAAAGCAGCCATTCATCCCGCTTACAACGAAGTGCGCGTGCATTGCGCATGCGGCAACACATTTATGACGCGGTCGACGCATAAGGGCGATATCGGCGTGGAAATCTGCTCGAACTGCCATCCCTTCTTCACGGGCAAGTCGAAGCTGATGGACACGGCCGGACGCGTGGAGCGGTTCCGCCGCAAGTACGCGAAGGCAACTCCGGCGAAAAGCTAA
- a CDS encoding DUF5916 domain-containing protein — protein MASLALTIPRLTHAPALEDFLSMQPQGEIAESMAKATGFTQRSPHDGERVSEPTNAYLGYDQKNLYVVFVCFDDPRRVRARMSPREDIYDDDQVEIMLDTFHDRRRAYAFQTTPLGVQWDAIWTEAARAEVNGNFDTSFDTVWTSRGKTTSRGYVVEMSIPFKSLRFPPTNEQVWGIILYRGIRRRNEDSFWPQISRRQQGRLGQAATLYGLEGISPGHSIELIPYGLLRGYRALDTRDPANPYFQNAEVQGQPGMDAKFVIHDHFVVDATANPDFSQVESEDPQITVNQRYAVYFPEKRPFFLENEDFFRTPMDLFFTRSIGDPSAGIRLTGKDGPYSVGLIAADDRSPGLAVPDFSTFSGMRSYFAVARVSRDIFGQSSVGAIYTDWECPTTGEFNRVGGVDTHLKLNPNWTLEGQAVVSSSRLSLNCEANLYPFSSGNAGHGNYYAGPAQTLQLRREGLHFAYEGTYNDITTGFVTIPGFVNRVDIRETKQEARYRFRPKRGWVLSWGPSLNVRYDFDHTGLRLDTDYAPYLSVQGRGQTFIYVTPYEETRERLRPQDFCFLGFSLLCPANTANQDYHEHLSGATVQTGYFKKATLAANYYWGDGTNFEASPNVPPAIPTPYNHPFLARQDTASASLIFRPMKPLKIENSYLFERLRANNATYLFSQSQFPGAGRGIFNDHILRSKVNWQFTPQLSVRVILQYNGLLAGAPALGSPYTYLPTQKELNADFLITYLVHPGTAIYIGYNSDLQNLDVQPGIGVFPRGTGYLNDSKQFFVKASYLFRF, from the coding sequence GTGGCGTCTCTCGCGTTGACCATACCGCGGCTGACGCATGCTCCGGCCCTTGAGGACTTCCTCAGCATGCAGCCGCAGGGGGAAATCGCCGAAAGTATGGCGAAGGCCACGGGGTTCACGCAGCGGTCACCGCACGATGGCGAACGGGTTTCCGAGCCCACTAACGCTTATCTGGGCTATGACCAGAAGAATTTGTATGTGGTGTTCGTGTGCTTCGACGACCCCCGGCGAGTGCGGGCGCGCATGTCTCCGCGAGAAGACATTTATGACGACGATCAGGTGGAAATCATGCTCGATACGTTCCACGACCGGCGCCGCGCCTACGCCTTTCAGACGACGCCGCTGGGCGTGCAGTGGGACGCGATCTGGACGGAGGCGGCGCGGGCCGAAGTCAACGGAAATTTCGATACTTCATTCGATACGGTGTGGACCTCGCGCGGCAAGACAACCAGCCGCGGGTATGTGGTGGAGATGTCGATTCCGTTCAAGAGCCTGCGCTTTCCGCCAACGAACGAGCAGGTGTGGGGAATCATTCTGTATCGCGGAATCCGGCGCAGGAATGAGGATTCGTTCTGGCCGCAGATTTCGAGGCGGCAGCAGGGTCGCCTGGGGCAGGCCGCGACGCTGTATGGGCTGGAGGGAATTTCGCCTGGACACAGCATTGAACTGATCCCTTACGGGCTGCTGCGCGGATACCGGGCGCTCGACACGCGCGATCCTGCGAATCCCTACTTTCAAAATGCCGAAGTGCAGGGCCAGCCGGGGATGGACGCGAAGTTCGTGATCCATGATCACTTTGTGGTGGATGCGACCGCGAACCCGGACTTCAGCCAGGTCGAGTCGGAAGATCCGCAGATCACAGTGAACCAGCGCTACGCGGTGTATTTTCCGGAAAAGCGGCCGTTCTTTTTGGAGAATGAAGATTTTTTTCGCACACCGATGGACTTGTTTTTTACACGCAGCATCGGCGATCCTTCCGCGGGAATTCGCCTCACGGGGAAAGACGGGCCGTATTCGGTTGGGCTGATCGCGGCAGACGATCGCAGTCCGGGGCTCGCCGTGCCCGACTTCAGCACATTCTCCGGCATGCGTTCATATTTCGCGGTGGCACGGGTAAGCCGCGATATCTTCGGGCAGTCCAGCGTGGGCGCGATCTATACCGACTGGGAATGTCCGACGACCGGCGAGTTCAATCGCGTCGGCGGCGTCGACACGCACTTGAAGCTGAATCCCAATTGGACGCTGGAGGGTCAGGCGGTGGTTAGTTCGAGCAGGCTGAGCTTGAACTGCGAAGCCAACCTTTATCCCTTTAGTTCGGGAAATGCGGGCCATGGCAACTATTACGCGGGACCGGCGCAGACACTGCAACTGCGGCGCGAGGGTCTGCACTTCGCCTACGAAGGAACGTACAACGACATCACTACGGGATTCGTGACGATTCCGGGATTCGTGAATCGCGTCGACATTCGGGAAACGAAGCAGGAGGCTCGTTACCGCTTCCGCCCGAAACGAGGGTGGGTTTTGAGTTGGGGGCCATCCCTGAACGTTCGTTACGATTTTGACCATACCGGCCTGCGCCTCGACACCGACTACGCTCCATATCTGTCGGTTCAAGGGCGGGGGCAGACGTTTATCTATGTGACCCCGTACGAAGAAACGCGGGAGCGGCTGCGCCCGCAGGATTTCTGCTTCTTGGGCTTCAGTTTGCTTTGTCCAGCAAACACGGCGAATCAGGACTACCACGAGCACCTCAGCGGTGCCACGGTACAAACCGGCTATTTCAAGAAAGCGACGCTGGCGGCCAACTACTACTGGGGAGATGGTACGAATTTTGAGGCGTCACCGAATGTGCCCCCGGCGATTCCGACGCCCTACAATCACCCCTTCCTGGCGCGGCAAGACACGGCCTCGGCTTCGCTGATATTTCGTCCGATGAAGCCGCTGAAAATTGAGAACAGCTATTTATTCGAACGGCTGCGAGCGAACAATGCTACCTACCTGTTCAGCCAGTCGCAATTTCCTGGCGCCGGGCGGGGAATCTTCAATGACCACATTTTGCGCAGCAAAGTGAACTGGCAGTTCACTCCACAACTTTCCGTGCGCGTGATTCTGCAATACAACGGGCTGCTGGCTGGGGCGCCGGCCTTGGGATCGCCGTATACCTATTTGCCCACTCAGAAGGAGCTCAATGCCGACTTTTTAATTACATATCTAGTGCATCCGGGGACTGCGATCTATATTGGCTATAACAGTGACCTGCAAAACCTGGATGTACAACCGGGAATAGGCGTGTTTCCTCGCGGGACTGGCTACCTCAACGACAGTAAACAGTTTTTCGTGAAGGCGAGCTATTTGTTTCGATTCTAA
- a CDS encoding type II toxin-antitoxin system HicB family antitoxin has protein sequence MKRTQQLTAIIEREGDGYVGLCPELDIASQGDTIETTRANLQEAAELFFETADPTEIERRRHSEVFVTRLEVEVG, from the coding sequence ATGAAACGAACGCAGCAACTAACCGCGATCATTGAGCGCGAAGGCGATGGGTATGTAGGACTTTGTCCGGAGCTTGATATCGCGAGCCAGGGCGACACCATCGAGACCACGCGGGCAAACTTACAGGAAGCCGCCGAACTGTTTTTTGAGACGGCGGATCCCACCGAAATAGAACGGCGCCGGCACTCTGAGGTGTTCGTGACGCGGCTCGAGGTCGAGGTTGGGTAG
- the ruvB gene encoding Holliday junction branch migration DNA helicase RuvB — translation MDTAKNNPNLDANRERLVSAAPVEDDSSFELKLRPQRLAEFIGQKKVKENLAVAIEAARSRREAMDHVLLYGPPGLGKTTLANIIANELGVHFQPTAAPLLQIKGDLTAIITNMQDKQVLFIDEIHRLQPVLEELLYSALEDYKLDIIIGQGPSARTHTLEVKPFTFVGATTRAGLISAPLRARFGIVLRLEFYTPEDLQIIVERSAEILGVAVDDAGAKEIAGRSRGTPRIANRLLRRVRDYAQVRGGGKIDEPTAKAALEMLEVDQYGFDEVDRRLLRTIIEKYQGGPVGVNTLAAVLAEEPDAIEEIYEPFLMQIGFLNRTPRGRVATQLAYEYFKIVPTRRQASLF, via the coding sequence GTGGATACTGCGAAGAATAATCCCAATCTGGACGCGAACCGCGAGCGGCTGGTTTCGGCGGCGCCGGTCGAGGACGATTCGTCGTTTGAATTAAAGCTGCGGCCGCAGCGGCTGGCGGAGTTCATAGGGCAAAAGAAAGTCAAAGAAAATCTGGCGGTGGCGATCGAGGCTGCGCGCTCGCGGCGCGAGGCCATGGACCACGTGCTGCTTTACGGGCCTCCGGGATTGGGCAAGACGACGCTGGCAAATATTATTGCCAACGAACTCGGTGTGCATTTTCAGCCGACGGCGGCGCCGCTGCTGCAGATTAAGGGCGATCTGACGGCGATCATTACCAACATGCAGGACAAGCAGGTGCTGTTCATCGACGAAATTCATCGCCTGCAACCGGTGCTGGAAGAATTGCTTTATTCGGCGCTCGAAGATTACAAGCTCGACATCATTATTGGGCAGGGGCCGTCGGCGCGGACGCACACTCTGGAGGTGAAGCCGTTTACGTTTGTAGGCGCTACCACGCGCGCGGGGCTGATTTCTGCGCCGCTGCGGGCGCGCTTCGGAATTGTGCTGCGACTGGAATTTTATACGCCGGAAGATTTGCAGATTATTGTGGAGCGATCGGCGGAGATTCTGGGAGTTGCGGTCGACGATGCGGGCGCGAAAGAAATAGCCGGGCGATCGCGCGGAACGCCGAGAATTGCGAACCGGCTTTTGCGCCGGGTGCGCGATTATGCACAAGTCCGCGGCGGGGGCAAGATTGATGAGCCTACCGCGAAGGCCGCGCTCGAAATGCTGGAAGTGGACCAGTATGGTTTCGATGAAGTGGACCGGCGGCTGCTGCGGACGATCATCGAAAAATATCAAGGCGGGCCGGTGGGAGTGAATACGCTGGCGGCGGTGCTGGCGGAGGAACCGGACGCGATTGAAGAAATCTATGAACCTTTTTTGATGCAGATTGGATTTTTGAACCGCACTCCCCGCGGGCGGGTCGCGACCCAGTTGGCCTATGAGTATTTCAAGATCGTGCCAACGCGGAGGCAGGCTTCGCTGTTCTAA
- a CDS encoding helix-turn-helix transcriptional regulator, translating into MKNSVRDLRGQLSWTQADLAGKLGVSRQTVNAIETEKYDPSLPLAFKIAKIFRRPVEEIFRA; encoded by the coding sequence GTGAAAAACTCGGTGCGCGATCTCCGAGGCCAGCTCAGCTGGACCCAGGCCGACCTCGCCGGCAAACTCGGCGTCTCGCGCCAAACCGTCAACGCCATCGAAACGGAGAAGTATGATCCCAGCCTGCCCCTGGCCTTCAAGATCGCCAAAATTTTCCGGAGGCCGGTGGAGGAGATTTTCCGAGCGTAA
- a CDS encoding type II toxin-antitoxin system VapB family antitoxin produces the protein MALSIKSVETERLAREVAAKTGESLTAAIQKSLEERLERLKQQRRHQILVGQLEEILHRVDRLPILDSRRADEILGYDEHGLPR, from the coding sequence ATGGCACTTAGTATCAAGAGTGTGGAGACAGAACGCTTGGCGCGCGAGGTGGCAGCTAAGACCGGAGAATCCTTAACGGCGGCCATTCAAAAGTCCCTCGAAGAGCGCCTTGAGCGGCTGAAGCAGCAGCGCCGCCATCAAATCCTGGTGGGGCAGCTGGAGGAAATCCTTCATCGCGTAGACCGGTTGCCTATCTTGGACTCTCGCCGCGCAGATGAAATCCTTGGCTACGACGAGCACGGGCTTCCGCGCTGA
- a CDS encoding type II toxin-antitoxin system VapC family toxin, with product MVIDTSALAAIFFAEPERRTFLDIIAASGSRLISAATMLEAGIVIEARQGEAAGREFDLWVVRANLQVVPVDAEQADLARSAWRKYGKGRHPASLNFGDCFSYALAKVSGEPLLAKGADFSLTDIPIQK from the coding sequence ATGGTGATAGATACCTCAGCTCTCGCAGCCATCTTCTTTGCCGAACCAGAGCGCCGAACATTTCTCGATATCATCGCCGCTAGCGGTAGCCGGCTGATCTCTGCCGCTACTATGCTCGAAGCCGGAATCGTCATCGAAGCCAGACAAGGCGAAGCCGCCGGTCGTGAATTTGATCTTTGGGTGGTTCGCGCAAATCTACAAGTCGTGCCCGTAGACGCCGAACAAGCCGACTTGGCTCGCTCGGCTTGGCGCAAATACGGTAAGGGCCGGCATCCGGCTTCACTGAATTTCGGCGACTGTTTCTCTTACGCTCTCGCCAAGGTTTCTGGCGAACCACTATTGGCGAAAGGAGCTGACTTCAGTCTCACCGATATCCCGATTCAAAAGTGA
- a CDS encoding MBL fold metallo-hydrolase has protein sequence MKFLLILICVFFATALSAGVADTQTFSTSAGPVKITPIYHASTLIEAGGKTIYLDPAKPAKVSGLPKADLVIITHIHADHMDPELIKEVSKAGTEILAPPSVVATVTTAKPISNGETKQWEGWTIEAVPAYNLKRGPSPGQLFHPRGRDNGYVLTYGGKRFYFSADTENIPEMRALKNIDVAFVCMNLPYTMPPEEAADAVKAFHPRIVIPYHYRGSDLAVFKKGLEGTGIEVRLLEWYPK, from the coding sequence ATGAAGTTCCTGTTAATTCTTATCTGCGTTTTCTTCGCCACGGCGTTGTCTGCCGGCGTGGCCGACACGCAAACTTTTTCCACCTCGGCCGGTCCGGTGAAGATTACTCCGATCTATCACGCCAGCACTCTAATTGAGGCGGGAGGAAAGACGATTTATCTCGATCCGGCGAAGCCAGCGAAGGTGTCAGGGCTGCCGAAAGCGGATCTCGTTATAATTACCCACATCCACGCAGACCACATGGACCCCGAATTGATTAAGGAAGTCAGCAAGGCCGGCACGGAGATTCTGGCGCCGCCGTCTGTGGTCGCAACCGTCACCACCGCAAAGCCGATTTCGAATGGAGAAACCAAGCAGTGGGAGGGGTGGACGATTGAGGCAGTGCCGGCCTACAACCTGAAGCGCGGGCCATCTCCGGGACAACTCTTTCATCCCCGGGGGCGCGACAATGGCTACGTTCTGACTTATGGCGGCAAGCGCTTTTATTTCTCGGCCGACACGGAAAACATTCCGGAGATGCGCGCGCTGAAGAATATCGATGTGGCGTTCGTGTGCATGAATCTGCCTTACACGATGCCTCCCGAAGAGGCGGCGGACGCGGTGAAGGCGTTCCATCCGAGGATTGTGATTCCGTATCACTATCGGGGATCGGATCTGGCGGTGTTCAAGAAAGGGTTGGAAGGGACTGGGATTGAGGTGCGGCTGCTGGAGTGGTACCCGAAATAG
- a CDS encoding type II toxin-antitoxin system VapC family toxin has translation MTTYADTSFLASLYLKDGHSRVADDLLLNLTECFLTPLHRAEWFHAIAQHVFRSVITELKAAELHRIFEQDMKTGPWREAAVPDLAFDLCADLGSRYGPKLGIRTLDTLHVACALELKADRFWTFDERQLKLAKAVGLKTA, from the coding sequence TTGACGACTTACGCCGACACCAGCTTTTTGGCGTCGCTCTACCTGAAGGACGGCCACTCCAGAGTCGCTGATGATCTACTGCTGAACTTGACCGAGTGTTTTCTGACTCCGCTTCATCGAGCCGAGTGGTTCCACGCGATCGCTCAACACGTATTTCGGAGTGTCATCACAGAACTCAAGGCCGCAGAGCTGCACAGGATTTTTGAGCAGGACATGAAAACCGGCCCATGGCGAGAAGCGGCCGTGCCCGATCTTGCCTTTGATCTCTGCGCCGATCTGGGTAGCCGCTACGGTCCCAAACTCGGCATCCGAACTCTCGATACTCTCCACGTGGCCTGCGCTCTCGAGCTCAAAGCCGATCGCTTTTGGACTTTCGACGAGCGGCAGTTGAAGTTGGCCAAGGCTGTGGGACTGAAAACCGCCTGA